A window of the Pseudomonadota bacterium genome harbors these coding sequences:
- a CDS encoding DUF3883 domain-containing protein: protein MPGWDSALIEEIYSQKQKEKSEDRDNLLKLVSRSLYGEAIHYALELIQNAEDEGSSAITFLFGTNEAVVSNDGRPFDEDDVWGICSVRPGRKRRKIGFFGIGFKAVFNVAKTPQIISGKYNFELHDFINPKPLATVPEAARDYCSSEKGAVFVLPYSPELMSPDTLTESFSALDENLLLFLDNLTVLNFVNRTNGAEWSISKDPEDLTARLPDSVRRNTNSASITLKNSSTETTTTWKVFHRTLPVKDPAMVPEGKKGVEETRITVAFPLNSEIRDKTKKEGVVYCYLPTKKRTDLPFLVQADFLPTVGRENISEQSPWNVWLMEELGKLAAVAIDLIKDDEQLSEFVYDFIPLSEEIHDGLISHLYDELFSSLKEIEIARTAKVWVRPEDCAIPDDDALRIILSEPDLSALLGKKVSYLDSALSAPDHCTRAENVLFELGSKKIGSNEVIGFLQHEAFLRKKSEKWFLDLYDYVASLFDTSKKVPYGDFPWAWDEETKALFLRLQKATFVLTNDRQLVPLKTDGSDDRLICYPQNIDLVEVHKLFDKGEIVFLNRYFQESGVTHRKEEQQEREEKRKRVKDWFDSVGVRKYVKQSHIIRDVILPKFRSGRYREYDDSKIYGLLNYIRSYWPTVESEIQNKKLSPEVLQEVKDSVLVKAYSVSLGKEVFTYKRPEEVYFSRRYGKNQLMEDLFRGIDRIYFLSPYYLNKEGKEAKKHRKGKQKADYSWRKFFELLGVWGFPRVVEVKGEVSIAGSDEYPWVNREYSARGWHELHGDSHSEDVERLIEFCSKTGDVGDVKARMALLWESLDSNWKSYKDKGFCRSTYKYFYVDWHARAYDTSSFLEFLRNAKWVPTLAGDFAKPGELVVHSQRNVHLLGENIPYVELQGNDAFLGDLKVMSSPSIDQVLKHLKSYREENPLIAENQVVKMAAIYDSLKQELAKAGNKALAEDRIQEVRRLFDDCELFYLPREDRSWWKPRDVFWRDFSESFESLRGYVEHDGSPIYDTGLMEFFEGLGISQKPSLCDCLAVLDDLRNAGDLARYRQVAPKVYSLIDSVVRQGGIPFDGWDKPVFLAESGHFLQPSELYFSDDDLLSGYFADKLAFLWLPFHWGNVKNMLSVGGFRQLSSHVSVVKNMDGLDELEGDEVKQLRERLSYVARYFKIKRFGLYSELERSGVFAKMEYVECFECSDIALDFTVDPCSDDISVKGVNSNVYFSPDENRLYKRRDVPILSTVVAKEISKCFPPGKDEAFLLLDSLFGVVGYDELAKKLKDFGIDEKAPAWQMAAKEVKVIRKSEVSSKPDEDTVKVPPREEKKIVKAVELPAEMQPAASDLIDPNRFIFSDDLEECVPYSKTDGPRGFPSITVKLKKGHYDGGPRDYKPRHIPHRGDAESIALELCMRFEEEQGWEPDDRHKQQSIGYDIYSSSNEDGERFIEVKHFRGNPGTWELTPHQWKKAEEEGKKYYVYVVSGLKLDYTPTIHIIRNPVKYLTPDPPLQKKFSDWSNAVINVAKCQKV, encoded by the coding sequence ATGCCTGGTTGGGACAGCGCTCTTATTGAGGAGATTTATAGTCAGAAGCAGAAGGAGAAATCTGAGGATAGAGATAATCTTCTAAAGCTGGTCAGCCGCAGCTTGTATGGTGAGGCGATTCATTATGCTTTGGAACTTATTCAGAATGCGGAAGATGAGGGCTCCTCAGCTATTACCTTTTTGTTTGGCACGAATGAAGCAGTTGTGTCAAATGATGGCAGGCCTTTCGATGAGGATGATGTTTGGGGCATTTGCTCTGTCAGGCCTGGGAGAAAGAGGCGGAAGATAGGCTTTTTCGGAATCGGCTTTAAGGCTGTTTTCAATGTGGCCAAAACGCCTCAGATTATCTCCGGTAAGTATAATTTTGAGCTTCATGACTTCATAAACCCTAAGCCATTAGCTACCGTGCCTGAAGCCGCCAGGGATTATTGCTCCTCTGAGAAGGGGGCAGTCTTTGTCCTGCCCTATTCCCCTGAACTGATGTCGCCAGATACGCTCACTGAGAGCTTTAGCGCGCTTGACGAGAACCTTCTTTTGTTCTTGGACAATCTCACGGTTCTTAACTTTGTTAACCGGACTAACGGTGCCGAGTGGTCGATTAGTAAGGACCCAGAGGATTTGACAGCTCGCCTGCCTGATAGTGTGCGGCGGAACACCAATAGCGCCTCCATCACCTTAAAGAATTCGTCAACTGAAACCACTACTACGTGGAAAGTTTTTCACCGGACTTTGCCAGTTAAGGATCCGGCTATGGTCCCTGAAGGTAAGAAGGGGGTGGAAGAGACAAGAATAACCGTTGCTTTTCCCTTAAATTCAGAAATCCGGGATAAGACCAAGAAGGAAGGCGTTGTGTATTGCTACCTTCCGACTAAGAAGCGTACTGATCTTCCTTTTCTCGTCCAGGCGGATTTTCTCCCAACGGTTGGGAGGGAGAACATTTCGGAGCAAAGCCCTTGGAACGTCTGGCTTATGGAGGAACTTGGCAAGCTGGCCGCAGTCGCGATCGACCTGATTAAGGACGATGAGCAGCTGTCAGAGTTTGTTTATGACTTTATCCCGTTATCAGAGGAGATTCATGATGGCCTGATAAGCCATCTATATGACGAGTTGTTCTCTTCGCTCAAGGAGATTGAGATTGCGCGGACGGCAAAGGTCTGGGTTAGGCCTGAGGATTGCGCAATACCTGATGACGACGCTTTAAGGATCATTTTGAGTGAGCCGGACTTGTCCGCCCTGCTCGGCAAGAAGGTATCGTATTTAGATTCTGCTTTGAGCGCGCCTGACCATTGTACCCGCGCTGAGAATGTCTTGTTTGAGTTGGGCTCTAAAAAGATTGGTAGCAACGAAGTTATTGGTTTCCTGCAGCACGAGGCTTTTCTCAGAAAGAAGAGCGAAAAGTGGTTTCTTGACCTGTACGATTACGTGGCTTCACTGTTTGATACGTCTAAGAAGGTGCCTTATGGGGATTTTCCCTGGGCTTGGGATGAGGAGACTAAGGCTTTATTTCTCCGGCTTCAGAAAGCTACTTTCGTTCTCACGAATGACAGACAACTTGTTCCTCTTAAAACCGACGGCTCAGATGATAGGTTAATCTGTTATCCTCAGAATATTGACCTGGTGGAGGTGCATAAGCTTTTTGACAAGGGTGAGATCGTTTTCCTGAACCGTTACTTCCAAGAGTCGGGCGTCACCCATCGCAAGGAGGAACAGCAAGAGAGGGAGGAGAAGAGGAAGCGGGTGAAGGATTGGTTTGACAGTGTTGGGGTGAGAAAGTATGTGAAGCAGTCTCACATCATTAGGGATGTTATTCTGCCCAAGTTCAGGTCCGGGAGGTACAGGGAATATGACGATTCGAAGATTTATGGCCTATTGAATTATATTAGGTCTTACTGGCCCACTGTGGAGAGCGAGATACAAAACAAGAAGCTTTCCCCTGAGGTGTTGCAGGAGGTTAAAGACTCTGTCCTAGTCAAGGCTTACTCAGTGAGCTTGGGGAAAGAGGTGTTTACTTATAAGAGGCCGGAAGAGGTCTATTTTTCTAGGCGGTATGGTAAGAATCAGTTGATGGAAGACCTTTTCCGGGGCATTGATAGGATTTATTTTCTGTCGCCTTACTATTTGAATAAGGAAGGCAAGGAGGCAAAAAAGCATAGGAAGGGGAAGCAAAAGGCGGATTACTCTTGGAGGAAGTTTTTTGAGCTGTTGGGCGTCTGGGGCTTCCCAAGGGTGGTCGAGGTCAAGGGCGAGGTTTCGATAGCTGGCTCTGATGAATATCCTTGGGTTAATAGGGAGTATTCTGCAAGGGGTTGGCATGAGCTTCACGGTGATTCTCATAGTGAGGATGTTGAGAGGTTGATTGAGTTCTGCTCCAAGACTGGGGATGTTGGTGATGTGAAGGCGCGGATGGCTCTTCTTTGGGAGTCGCTTGATAGTAATTGGAAATCTTATAAGGATAAGGGCTTCTGCCGTTCTACATACAAGTATTTTTATGTTGATTGGCACGCTAGGGCTTATGATACTTCTTCTTTCCTTGAGTTTTTGAGAAATGCCAAATGGGTCCCTACCCTAGCCGGGGATTTTGCTAAACCTGGTGAGTTGGTAGTGCATTCGCAGAGGAATGTCCACCTGTTGGGTGAGAATATTCCTTACGTAGAGCTTCAAGGAAATGATGCCTTTCTGGGGGACCTTAAGGTAATGTCCTCCCCCAGCATCGACCAGGTGCTAAAGCACTTGAAGTCCTACAGAGAAGAAAACCCTTTGATTGCCGAGAATCAGGTTGTCAAAATGGCAGCTATTTATGATTCTCTTAAGCAGGAGCTTGCCAAAGCAGGAAACAAGGCATTGGCTGAAGATCGTATTCAAGAAGTCAGGCGATTGTTTGATGATTGCGAGTTGTTTTATCTGCCCCGTGAGGACCGTTCATGGTGGAAGCCGCGTGATGTGTTTTGGCGGGATTTCTCCGAATCTTTCGAGAGCCTCAGAGGTTATGTTGAACACGACGGTTCGCCTATCTATGATACCGGGCTGATGGAGTTTTTCGAGGGTTTGGGCATTTCCCAGAAGCCTTCTCTCTGCGACTGTTTGGCCGTCCTTGATGATCTAAGGAACGCTGGGGACTTGGCGCGTTACCGCCAGGTAGCACCGAAGGTCTATTCTCTTATCGATTCAGTAGTTAGGCAAGGGGGAATTCCCTTCGACGGGTGGGACAAGCCTGTCTTCTTGGCGGAATCTGGGCACTTCTTGCAGCCGTCTGAGCTTTATTTCTCTGATGATGACCTGTTGTCGGGCTATTTTGCGGACAAGCTTGCTTTTTTGTGGCTACCTTTTCATTGGGGTAATGTCAAGAATATGCTGTCTGTTGGTGGTTTTAGACAGTTGAGTAGCCATGTTTCTGTGGTAAAGAACATGGACGGCTTGGATGAGCTTGAGGGGGATGAGGTTAAGCAGTTACGCGAGAGGCTCTCCTATGTGGCGCGCTACTTTAAGATAAAGAGGTTTGGCCTTTATTCGGAGCTCGAAAGGAGCGGCGTTTTTGCCAAGATGGAGTATGTGGAGTGCTTTGAGTGTTCGGATATTGCTCTTGATTTCACGGTTGATCCGTGCTCGGATGATATTAGTGTTAAGGGCGTTAACAGCAATGTTTACTTTAGCCCTGATGAGAACCGTTTGTATAAGCGGAGAGATGTTCCTATTCTTTCTACAGTCGTGGCCAAGGAGATCTCGAAGTGTTTTCCACCTGGAAAAGATGAGGCGTTTCTCCTTCTTGACTCCTTGTTTGGGGTTGTGGGGTATGACGAGCTTGCCAAGAAGTTGAAGGATTTTGGCATTGATGAGAAAGCTCCTGCTTGGCAGATGGCTGCGAAAGAAGTCAAGGTTATTCGCAAGTCTGAGGTTTCTTCGAAACCGGATGAAGATACCGTTAAGGTGCCGCCTAGGGAAGAGAAGAAAATAGTCAAGGCGGTTGAGTTGCCTGCTGAAATGCAGCCTGCCGCTTCAGACCTAATAGACCCAAATCGTTTTATTTTTTCCGATGATTTGGAGGAGTGCGTTCCTTATTCAAAGACCGACGGCCCTAGGGGCTTCCCGTCAATTACGGTGAAACTCAAGAAGGGGCATTATGACGGAGGACCGAGAGACTATAAGCCTAGGCATATTCCGCACAGGGGTGATGCTGAGTCCATTGCTTTGGAGTTATGTATGCGCTTTGAGGAGGAGCAGGGGTGGGAGCCTGATGACCGCCACAAGCAGCAGAGCATTGGTTATGATATTTATTCTTCATCTAACGAAGATGGTGAGCGGTTTATCGAGGTTAAGCACTTTAGGGGAAACCCAGGTACTTGGGAGCTTACGCCGCATCAGTGGAAGAAGGCTGAAGAAGAAGGTAAGAAGTATTATGTGTATGTGGTAAGCGGCCTTAAGCTTGATTATACGCCCACGATACATATAATCCGCAATCCTGTGAAGTATCTGACCCCTGATCCTCCTCTTCAAAAGAAGTTCTCTGATTGGAGCAACGCGGTTATTAACGTTGCCAAGTGCCAAAAGGTCTGA